A window of Nasonia vitripennis strain AsymCx chromosome 3 unlocalized genomic scaffold, Nvit_psr_1.1 chr3_random0004, whole genome shotgun sequence contains these coding sequences:
- the LOC100114854 gene encoding putative zinc metalloproteinase YIL108W, whose protein sequence is MVLADTSHTGNLHLRNQRSNSFLSTTNNNQQDGIFVGNLLEGETLSYSLALVRGRAPLACTYIRVRGGHKSQVAEWPVVNGDFRLLVELQRGTNRLELEAGGFKRKFSLVYEPRFTRLRVTPVYVICAGHDGYFQGPRGENRSPESAATRIGLGARLLQTLTAEKLREAGHGRKTFQLERDLDGPECLVMHSVLHVDRARAMSQRELWELIGRELMSGPLASKDRKYLAFLSCTRYRGAPNPRTHEDTLARTQGHAALGGGGLALFGSACLHTWPTCMPQVLPRFLDATLIDTEQLMDDSNYRGTHGGCLATTLGSVLHELGHTFDLGHTRDGIMGRGFDYVDRVFVGAAGIDTNRNPVRREPQHTTIALSRPLSVTVTVQQPPAASPRRGRLLSETLRPSSMSFGRTQPGRLSAPASPELNRSFAKSLSSSSSSSDIPSQTDRTFWGSSCAALLAYHRWFNSDNDNGRCQNVNDLKYDGKRNVVRSRHGVRVIELRESSGGMVVASRQFPGNHLTLESMVPAPPPHCIAALTLVAEDSIGSILKHPLPTAF, encoded by the exons ATG GTACTGGCCGACACGTCCCACACGGGCAACTTGCACCTGCGCAACCAGCGCAGCAACTCCTTCCTCTCCACGACGAACAACAATCAGCAAGACGGCATCTTCGTGGGGAACCTTCTAGAGGGTGAGACGCTGAGCTACAGCTTGGCCCTAGTGCGTGGCCGAGCACCGCTGGCCTGTACCTACATCCGAGTTCGAGGTGGTCACAAGAGTCAGGTCGCCGAGTGGCCGGTGGTCAACGGTGACTTCCGGCTGCTGGTCGAGCTTCAGCGCGGTACCAACAGACTCGAGCTCGAGGCCGGCGGCTTCAAGCGCAAGTTCAGCCTCGTCTACGAGCCCAGATTCACCCGGCTCAGAGTCACGCCCGTCTACGTCATCTGCGCTGGTCACGATGGATACTTTCAG GGTCCACGAGGGGAGAACCGCTCACCAGAAAGCGCAGCGACGCGCATCGGTCTCGGCGCGCGGCTCCTCCAGACCCTGACAGCGGAGAAGCTCCGCGAGGCTGGCCACGGCCGCAAGACTTTCCAGCTGGAGCGCGACCTGGACGGTCCGGAGTGTCTCGTGATGCACAGCGTGCTCCACGTGGACCGAGCTCGAGCGATGTCGCAGCGCGAACTCTGGGAGCTCATAGGTCGCGAACTGATGTCTGGGCCGTTGGCCTCCAAGGACCGCAAGTACCTGGCATTCCTCTCCTGCACGCGATACAGAGGTGCACCCAATCCCAGGACCCACGAGGACACTCTCGCCAGAACTCAAGGACACGCGGCTCTCGGTGGCGGCGGACTCGCACTTTTCGGATCGGCCTGCCTCCACACGTGGCCCACTTGTATGCCACAG GTCCTTCCCCGATTCCTGGACGCGACGCTCATCGACACGGAGCAACTGATGGACGACAGCAACTACCGAGGCACACACGGCGGCTGCCTGGCCACGACCCTCGGCTCGGTTCTCCACGAGCTCGGCCATACCTTCGATCTGGGTCACACGCGCGACGGCATAATGGGTCGCGGCTTCGACTACGTCGACCGGGTTTTCGTCGGAGCGGCCGGCATCGACACGAACCGCAACCCGGTGCGCCGTGAGCCCCAGCACACGACCATCGCCCTGAGCAGACCTTTGAGCGTGACGGTGACGGTCCAGCAGCCACCGGCCGCCAGTCCGCGACGTGGGCGGCTGCTCTCCGAGACCCTCAGGCCCAGCAGTATGAGCTTCGGGCGGACGCAACCCGGTCGACTGTCGGCACCCGCGAGTCCCGAGCTGAACAGGTCGTTCGCCAAGAGCCtgtccagcagcagcagcagcagcgacataCCCTCGCAGACCGACAGGACCTTCTGGGGCAGCTCGTGCGCAGCCCTGCTGGCTTACCACCGCTGGTTCAACTCGGATAACGACAACGGCAGGTGCCAGAACGTCAACGACCTCAAGTACGACGGCAAGAG GAACGTGGTGAGATCCCGACACGGCGTGCGGGTGATCGAGCTGCGCGAGTCGTCCGGTGGGATGGTCGTGGCGTCGCGGCAGTTTCCCGGGAATCACCTGACCCTGGAGTCGATGGTCCCGGCGCCACCGCCCCACTGCATCGCTGCGCTGACCCTCGTAGCCGAGGACTCGATCGGCAGCATTCTCAAGCATCCCCTGCCCACGGCGTTCTAG
- the LOC100114894 gene encoding protein singles bar-like, producing the protein MVKKGGPVVKTAAPERTHGVGGIGCCCIRCCTCVHVEFLKTLPGMIKVLEALVNFIIQGLLVNYGLKYHAQIGSAFEGALTTSAACFLNSGVLLLCYIFSEKSYKLVQSSYFVSIMPVIS; encoded by the exons atggttaagaAGGGTGGCCCGGTCGTCAAAACAGCAGCTCCAGAACGAACACACGGAGTCGGGGGTATTGGCTGTTGCTGTATTCGTTGCTGCACTTGTGTTCACGTTGAATTTCTCAAAACATTGCCAGGAATGATCAAAGTCTTAGAAGCC TTAGTTAATTTCATAATCCAAGGACTGCTAGTCAACTATGGATTAAAATACCATGCACAAATTGGATCTGCATTCGAAGGAGCTTTGACAACTTCAGCGGCTTGTTTTTTGAATTCTGGCGTTTTATTACTCTGCTACATATTTTCCGAAAAGTCCTATAAACTAGTTCAATCTTCCTATTTTGTAAGTATCATGCCTGTTATTAGCTAA
- the LOC100114943 gene encoding glycolipid transfer protein isoform X1 gives MSILREKVNFENQSFIADIMYLPIFPKPINGELSSEEFLASSRNVVRILDYFGNIFMPVKYDMQGNIDKLSKKFNQNKKKYSTLQKMIIDEKDKLEDSVVIDAILWLRRALHMIQLFFEYIVYDFNSGKKSEDLMANICKSYELSLEPYHGYMAQQLFNSEYLQLLSRMIPPRNKVLQAIANGYDVKQEIIIKSMDSFSKRLQENITILKLFYEKHDLESYEKA, from the exons ATGTCGATCTTGCGGGAAAAAGTaaactttgaaaatcaaaGCTTCATCGCTGACATTATGTATTTACCAATATTCCCTAAGCCAATCAATGGAGAACTTTCAAGCGAAGAATTCTTGGCATCTTCAAGAAACGTTGTGAGAATTCTTG ATTACTTTGGAAACATCTTTATGCCTGTCAAATACGATATGCAAGGAAATATTGAT AAGTTAAGCAAGAAATTCAAtcaaaacaagaaaaaatattCGACATTGCAAAAGATGATAATTGATGAAAAAGACAAATTAGAAGACTCAGTCGTGATTGATGCTATACTGTGGTTGAGAag GGCACTGCACATGATTCAACTATTCTTCGAGTATATCGTTTATGATTTCAATTCTGGAAAAAAGTCGGAAGATCTCATGGCAAATATTTGCAAATCATATGAATTGAGTTTGGAACCGTATCACGGATACATGGCACAGCAACTTTTCAAC TCCGAATATTTGCAGTTACTGTCACGAATGATACCTCCTCGGAATAAAGTTTTGCAAGCGATTGCCAATGGATATGACGTTaaacaagaaattataattaaaagcaTGGATAGCTTTTCGAAAAGATTGCAAGAAAACATAACGattcttaaattattttacgaaaagcATGATTTAGAAAGTTACGAAAAAGCATGA
- the LOC100114943 gene encoding glycolipid transfer protein A isoform X2, protein MSILREKVNFENQSFIADIMYLPIFPKPINGELSSEEFLASSRNVVRILDYFGNIFMPVKYDMQGNIDKLSKKFNQNKKKYSTLQKMIIDEKDKLEDSVVIDAILWLRRALHMIQLFFEYIVYDFNSGKKSEDLMANICKSYELSLEPYHGYMAQQLFNLLSRMIPPRNKVLQAIANGYDVKQEIIIKSMDSFSKRLQENITILKLFYEKHDLESYEKA, encoded by the exons ATGTCGATCTTGCGGGAAAAAGTaaactttgaaaatcaaaGCTTCATCGCTGACATTATGTATTTACCAATATTCCCTAAGCCAATCAATGGAGAACTTTCAAGCGAAGAATTCTTGGCATCTTCAAGAAACGTTGTGAGAATTCTTG ATTACTTTGGAAACATCTTTATGCCTGTCAAATACGATATGCAAGGAAATATTGAT AAGTTAAGCAAGAAATTCAAtcaaaacaagaaaaaatattCGACATTGCAAAAGATGATAATTGATGAAAAAGACAAATTAGAAGACTCAGTCGTGATTGATGCTATACTGTGGTTGAGAag GGCACTGCACATGATTCAACTATTCTTCGAGTATATCGTTTATGATTTCAATTCTGGAAAAAAGTCGGAAGATCTCATGGCAAATATTTGCAAATCATATGAATTGAGTTTGGAACCGTATCACGGATACATGGCACAGCAACTTTTCAAC TTACTGTCACGAATGATACCTCCTCGGAATAAAGTTTTGCAAGCGATTGCCAATGGATATGACGTTaaacaagaaattataattaaaagcaTGGATAGCTTTTCGAAAAGATTGCAAGAAAACATAACGattcttaaattattttacgaaaagcATGATTTAGAAAGTTACGAAAAAGCATGA
- the LOC103316158 gene encoding transmembrane protein 17B: MWKSSVISASDRIFPGLACHDRKKEFYDVGNRIKSSLPLQIALYLNVRYSPIWLLVLLYYLDKKYYDLSEVYKFVSVAVILAVTGLECARLYLGYLGNLGEKIPELASFWLISTLLQFPLEMFLVFDRNSVHQLNERIFNGFALGLLIIEIITGTIVLKTSADHHAKRFYMAQMYGIDDTLK; this comes from the exons atgtggAAGTCTTCGGTTATTTCCGCTTCGGATCGCATTTTTCCTGGTTTAGCATGTCACGATAGAAAAAAGGAATTTTACGACGTCG GGAATAGGATTAAATCGAGTCTACCTCTCCAGATTGCTCTTTATCTCAACGTTCGTTATTCCCCGATATGGTTACTTGTTCTACTGTACTATTTGGACAAAAAA TATTATGATTTATCGGAAGTCTATAAATTCGTCTCTGTAGCAGTAATTTTGGCAGTTACTGGATTGGAGTGTGCAAGACTGTATTTGGGATATCTTGGAAATCTTGGTGAAAAA ATACCAGAGTTGGCGAGTTTCTGGCTTATTTCTACTCTTCTTCAGTTTCCGTTAGAAATGTTTTTGGTTTTCGATCGAAACTCAGTACACCAACTAAACGAAAGAATATTTAATGGCTTTGCGTTGGGacttttaataattgaaataataacTGGTACTATCGTACTGAAAACGTCAGCAGATCATCACGCAAAAAGATTTTACATGGCGCAGATGTATGGAATCGATGATACGTTAAAATAA
- the LOC100677906 gene encoding uncharacterized protein LOC100677906 — MLAKRLFRLSISLRRSNILTQQVLAYHVTHIEKIKDNRSSLPFENANVDELMSELKSRFPSKVLVTLEANKNIIKGPHIIVALQSLVKSYKREISNKSIKTTDPSDRHAFLKPICDIIDSRIDQLTNSEAIEILSLFAKIKIPFSVGTVQLILKHICNNLNDMSLIYFGTLSLIIRRMPQSPLIKGVQKALEKKFVVKLSIDFDENNITYLESALSFISYHANGKNYQLLEHVIQSLENYKGDISLKSSILILESLCNMRYHPKGWLDILHRVEDVILNNIKELNVNQVNFIIYILSERLKSADILLAKEFYNPDFIDRLIQKLISDDVGLNSALSAIKCLCFIRHESKELLNYTFATYFEKTILSGETFDDHINKLLVLISGAATMMHKNIFWKEIEDFIMKSDSILKYSHETLTICALNLLCLESYHHSMLRTIFDCNYDYSKEQFLHWTFCKIYQKLKVEQNYDGPVPSESQINALKRLSFETHKKKGKKREDLVDYLQDGMGGSDYVKSDFTTKLFHLIDHVVILDKNGNPVPISTETNKSETDTLNYLENLKVPPASKVIVIILMPHYWFFRNSGNLMGNFKITVNTLEAMSYKVVAIDESMWYTIPKEQKTSFLMKEIRSKLFSD, encoded by the exons ATGCTTGCAAAAAGACTTTTTCGTCTGTCTATATCATTAAGAAGATCCAATATCTTAACTCAACAAGTTTTGGCCTATCATGTAACAcacattgaaaaaataaaag ataACAGAAGTTCATTACCATTCGAAAATGCTAATGTAGATGAATTAATGTCAGAATTAAAATCTCGGTTTCCATCAAAAGTTTTGGTTACTTTGGaagctaataaaaatattataaaaggcCCACATATTATTGTTGCATTGCAAAGTTTGGTCAAATCTTATAAAAGAGAAATATCTAATAAAAGTATCAAAACAACTGATCCATCGGATCGTCATGCCTTTCTCAAACCAATTTGTGATATTATTGATTCAAGGATTGATCAGTTGACAAATTCAGAAGCAATAGAAATTTTAAGTCTCttcgcaaaaataaaaatcccaTTTTCAGTTGGTACTGTTCAATTAATACTAAAGcatatttgtaataatttgAACGATATGTCACTGATTTATTTTGGCACGTTATCTTTAATAATTAGAAGAATGCCACAATCACCATTGATCAAAGGCGTACAAAAAgcattagaaaaaaagtttgtaGTAAagctgtcaatagattttgatgaaaataatatcACATATCTTGAAAGTGCACTGTCTTTTATTAGTTATCATGCAAATGgtaaaaattatcaattattGGAACATGTTATCCAAAGTTTAGAGAATTACAAGGGTGATATATCTCTTAAAAGCagtattttaatattagaatcattGTGTAATATGAGATACCATCCAAAAGGATGGTTAGATATTTTACATCGAGTTGAGGATGTTATATTGAATAATATCAAAGAGCTTAATGTAAATCAAGTTAATTTTATAATCTACATATTATCTGAAAGACTTAAATCAGCAGA CATTCTTTTAGCAAAAGAATTTTATAATCCTGATTTTATAGATAGATTGATTCAGAAATTAATAAGTGATGATGTTGGCTTAAATAGTGCATTGAGTGCAATCAAAtgtttatgttttattagacATGAAAGTAAAGAGTTGTTGAATTATACATTTGCcacttattttgaaaaaaccaTTCTATCTGGAGAGACATTTGATGACCATATTAACAAGCTCTTAGTTTTGATATCTGGTGCAGCAACGATGATgcataaaaacattttttggaaAGAAATAGAAGATTTTATTATGAAGAGCGATAGTATATTGAAATACAGTCATGAAACTTTGACTATTTGTGCACTAAATCTATTGTGCTTAGAGTCATATCATCATTCAATGTTACGTACCATTTTTGATTGTAATTATGATTATTCCAAAGAACAATTCTTGCATTGGACATTTTGTAAAATCTatcaaaaactgaaagtagAACAAAATTATGATGGACCTGTACCGAGTGAATCACAAATTAATGCATTAAAAAGGTTGAGTTTTGAgacacataaaaaaaaagggaaaaaaaggGAAGATCTTGTGGACTATCTTCAAGATGGAATGGGAGGGTCTGATTATGTAAAGAGTGACtttacaacaaaattatttcatcTGATTG ATCATGTTGTTATTTTGGACAAGAATGGCAATCCAGTTCCTATAAGTACCGAAACAAATAAAAGTGAAACAGACACTTTAAATTACCTGGAAAATTTGAAGGTTCCTCCGGCAAGCAAAGT aattgtCATTATACTTATGCCACATTATTGGTTCTTCAGAAATTCTGGTAATTTAATGGGTAACTTCAAAATCACTGTGAATACTTTGGAAGCAATGTCTTATAAAGTTGTTGCAATTGACGAAAGCATGTGGTATACAATACCCAAAGAACAAAAGACATCATTTTTGATGAAAGAAATCCGCTCAAAGTTATTCTCAGATTGA